From a single Ischnura elegans chromosome 7, ioIscEleg1.1, whole genome shotgun sequence genomic region:
- the LOC124162110 gene encoding flocculation protein FLO11 isoform X3, which yields MRARLGGTMAASAHLLPLMAMLLIQGWAPVAGQVYVNPEAAAAAAVQSAASQAPGADNLLTQTVYGFLDFTTTIGNTIMVFSPQSAPAAPAAPEVTKAEPVIETRPPASEAPVAPSTIKPTPSTPSSSIEVIVSTSSSEAKKEEKPTTPKPPPTTPKPPPTTPKPTPPPTTPKAKPTPPPTTTPKPTPPPTTPKPKAPPAPKKASESAPVILSSIVEVRTSGGPAPPLPGPAEEADNQVGGEFYNFLSRQPSEIVEETYKVIGLKPSSKVSSRSKTRHSVEIRSRVNVVTQTDVKTARLSSATPPAIPKAGHRSKGKGVQRGQDAEDPFPTGLVTRMGGTMVSDGITTVHETSVIGTFISGKYAQVLRSTSRLFPRKDGHINASPSAPRILKTAAPDLNRAGRVSHHLDASQAHEHEEEEEQVIQEAAKPVQFTYSPSQRRPGGGQRTDFLSKLNRGRSSAPSREEKERSNPEPQEERKKGYGGGSNKRGQSPTPARASSSARSVRPSKSASSASPGRRFTRSRSGGFRPTAAASAAAPSTYSRSAEPESYGSGRRGFKPKSYNGQSSGGAAHHDHHHGIQASGAAASAPATSSLYKFKLARPTGRWQYKTSPKPRISIRRQSEDDAAAEELEEDDVDAEVGVPGAVKKVVTVVTSGGEEREALPEEVQSEPTPSSSATPAPTTLSEETINVEISTPADFQNTYFEIATIKSPYTFQVGTVKNTRFITVTSTHARSLETSTPSLSEGPSGSEPLTENILGATATQPLRYENLVPDASIATLPAVTLTDPSVATPPLETLTETFNTTQLLLKTHVLPVVRAIEGETNLLETATTSHLTLVQSYHITRLVTAIKTLPPTELFHFVASKRLKEFNAKLEEAGSELLESELEVGENDNDDDDDEPALRLVLPPDLDLANVGSEFDLHAAERANKGSPPSAAKSPASTTTALTATTSATPQLSPEQLQQLALLRLLNPAPQIITTSRPVLKLETLFESHVIPVRSGTATLFSTISRPIATVSKTEFEYGTTTVAPALPSAVIPPPQPLIPNNPFLPQPQFTITSQPVVQQTMVTSTDSKILKLTFGAKTVYSTLYSTKVVPTVVTTYITTSAPVAPVVGPAFPGYFPGGYAGFPAFVG from the exons CAGCACCGGAGGTGACCAAGGCGGAGCCGGTGATCGAGACTCGACCCCCGGCCTCCGAGGCCCCGGTCGCCCCGTCCACCATCAAGCCCACACCATCGACCCCCTCATCGTCCATTGAAGTGATCGTCTCCACGTCGTCTTCAGAGGCCAAGAAAGAGGAGAAGCCCACCACACCCAAACCACCCCCAACAACCCCCAAACCGCCTCCAACAACCCCCAAGCCCACTCCGCCACCGACCACCCCCAAGGCCAAACCGACTCCACCCCCGACCACCACTCCCAAGCCCACCCCACCCCCGACCACACCCAAACCCAAGGCACCACCCGCACCAAAGAAGGCCTCCGAGTCGGCGCCAGTCATCCTTTCCAGCATCGTGGAGGTGCGGACGAGCGGTGGACCGGCGCCGCCCCTGCCAGGGCCGGCCGAAGAGGCGGACAACCAGGTGGGCGGAGAGTTCTACAACTTCCTCTCAAGACAGCCGTCAGAGATCGTCGAGGAGACCTACAAG GTGATCGGCTTGAAGCCCAGCTCCAAGGTGAGCTCCCGCTCCAAGACGCGCCACTCGGTTGAGATCCGCAGTCGCGTCAACGTGGTCACTCAGACGGACGTCAAGACGGCTCGCCTGTCTTCAGCGACGCCGCCGGCCATCCCCAAGGCCGGGCACCGCTCCAAGGGCAAGGGGGTCCAGAGAGGTCAGGACGCTGAGGACCCCTTCCCAACCGGACTCGTGACGCGCATGGGCGGAACCATGGTCTCAGACGGCATCACGACCGTTCACGAAACGAGCGTCATCGGCACGTTCATCTCCGGAAAGTACGCTCAGGTCCTGCGCAGTACATCCCGCCTGTTCCCGCGAAAGGACGGCCACATCAACGCATCGCCCTCGGCTCCGCGGATCCTCAAGACGGCGGCCCCTGACCTGAACAGGGCCGGCCGCGTCAGCCACCACCTAGATGCCTCCCAGGCCCACGAGCACGAGGAAGAGGAAGAGCAGGTGATCCAGGAGGCGGCCAAACCCGTGCAGTTCACGTATTCGCCGAGTCAGCGACGACCGGGTGGAGGACAGAGGACGGACTTCCTCTCAAAGCTGAACAGGGGTCGCAGCTCGGCGCCGtcgagggaggagaaggagaggTCGAACCCGGAACCGcaggaagagaggaagaagggTTACGGGGGAGGTTCTAACAAGAGGGGACAGAGCCCCACGCCAGCCAGGGCCTCTAGCTCAGCGAGGAGCGTAAGACCCTCAAAGAG TGCTTCCTCCGCATCGCCCGGGCGCCGCTTCACCCGCAGCCGCTCCGGCGGCTTCCGACCCACCGCTGCCGCGTCCGCGGCCGCACCCAGCACCTACTCCCGCAGCGCCGAGCCCGAGAGCTACGGAAGCGGACGGCGCGGCTTCAAGCCCAAAAGCTACAACGGCCAGTCTTCTGGAGGCGCGGCTCACCACGATCACCACCACGGCATCCAGGCCAGCGGCGCGGCAGCCTCCGCACCCGCCACGAGCAGCCTGTACAAGTTTAAACTGGCCCGGCCGACGGGCCGCTGGCAATACAAGACGTCCCCGAAGCCCAGGATCAGTATCCGACGACAGTCGGAGGACGACGCAGCAGCGGAAGAGCTCGAGGAAGATGATGTGGATGCGGAGGTCGGAGTGCCGGGTGCAGTGAAGAAGGTGGTGACGGTGGTGACTTCTGGCGGGGAGGAGCGGGAGGCGCTGCCTGAAGAGGTCCAGTCGGAACCCACACCATCCAGCTCGGCGACGCCAGCGCCGACTACGCTCTCCGAGGAAACCATCAACGTGGAGATCTCGACGCCTGCAGACTTCCAGAACACGTACTTCGAAATTGCCACCATTAAGTCGCCATACACATTCCAG GTTGGAACGGTCAAGAACACCCGCTTCATCACGGTCACCTCCACTCACGCCCGAAGCCTCGAGACGAGCACGCCCTCGCTCAGTGAGGGACCATCGGGCAGCGAACCTCTGACCGAAAACATCCTGGGCGCCACGGCGACCCAGCCACTGCGATACGAGAACCTGGTCCCGGACGCGAGCATCGCGACGCTCCCAGCGGTCACGCTGACGGACCCCAGCGTCGCAACGCCACCGCTCGAGACTCTGACCGAAACATTCAACACAACGCAGCTTCTGCTAAAGACACACGTCCTGCCAGTCGTGCGCGCAATCGAAGGCGAGACCAACCTTCTGGAAACTGCCACAACCTCGCACCTTACCCTCGTACAGTCGTACCACATAACCCGACTGGTCACGGCCATCAAGACCCTGCCACCCACAGAGCTGTTCCACTTCGTGGCCAGCAAGCGACTCAAGGAGTTCAACGCTAAACTGGAGGAGGCTGGCTCGGAGCTACTGGAGTCCGAGCTGGAGGTAGGCGAGAAcgacaatgatgatgatgacgatgaaccGGCACTGCGCCTGGTCCTCCCGCCTGATCTAGACCTTGCCAACGTCGGCTCCGAGTTCGACCTCCACGCAGCAGAGAGGGCCAACAAGGGGTCCCCACCGTCCGCCGCAAAATCACCCGCATCTACGACAACCGCCCTGACCGCCACGACGTCAGCTACTCCACAGCTCAGTCCGGAGCAGCTCCAGCAGCTGGCCCTGCTCCGGCTGCTGAATCCAGCGCCGCAGATTATAACCACCTCGCGACCAGTGCTCAAGCTGGAGACTTTGTTCGAATCCCACGTGATCCCAGTAAGAAGCGGTACTGCCACGCTCTTCAGCACCATCTCTCGGCCGATCGCCACGGTGAGCAAGACCGAGTTCGAGTACGGAACGACGACGGTGGCGCCCGCATTGCCCAGCGCCGTGATCCCGCCGCCGCAGCCACTCATCCCCAACAACCCCTTCCTGCCGCAGCCTCAGTTCACGATCACGAGCCAGCCAGTCGTGCAACAGACGATGGTCACAAGCACCGACTCCAAGATCCTCAAGCTCACGTTCGGTGCGAAGACAGTGTACTCCACACTCTACTCAACTAAG GTGGTGCCAACTGTCGTCACCACCTACATCACCACGTCGGCACCAGTTGCACCCGTCGTGGGGCCGGCCTTCCCCGGATATTTCCCAGGAGGCTATGCGGGCTTCCCCGCATTCGTCGGCTGA
- the LOC124162110 gene encoding proteoglycan 4 isoform X2: MRARLGGTMAASAHLLPLMAMLLIQGWAPVAGQVYVNPEAAAAAAVQSAASQAPGADNLLTQTVYGFLDFTTTIGNTIMVFSPQSAPAAPAPEVTKAEPVIETRPPASEAPVAPSTIKPTPSTPSSSIEVIVSTSSSEAKKEEKPTTPKPPPTTPKPPPTTPKPTPPPTTPKAKPTPPPTTTPKPTPPPTTPKPKAPPAPKKASESAPVILSSIVEVRTSGGPAPPLPGPAEEADNQVGGEFYNFLSRQPSEIVEETYKVIGLKPSSKVSSRSKTRHSVEIRSRVNVVTQTDVKTARLSSATPPAIPKAGHRSKGKGVQRGQDAEDPFPTGLVTRMGGTMVSDGITTVHETSVIGTFISGKYAQVLRSTSRLFPRKDGHINASPSAPRILKTAAPDLNRAGRVSHHLDASQAHEHEEEEEQVIQEAAKPVQFTYSPSQRRPGGGQRTDFLSKLNRGRSSAPSREEKERSNPEPQEERKKGYGGGSNKRGQSPTPARASSSARSVRPSKRFHGNSRIGRSSTTTQLATVSVFSASSASPGRRFTRSRSGGFRPTAAASAAAPSTYSRSAEPESYGSGRRGFKPKSYNGQSSGGAAHHDHHHGIQASGAAASAPATSSLYKFKLARPTGRWQYKTSPKPRISIRRQSEDDAAAEELEEDDVDAEVGVPGAVKKVVTVVTSGGEEREALPEEVQSEPTPSSSATPAPTTLSEETINVEISTPADFQNTYFEIATIKSPYTFQVGTVKNTRFITVTSTHARSLETSTPSLSEGPSGSEPLTENILGATATQPLRYENLVPDASIATLPAVTLTDPSVATPPLETLTETFNTTQLLLKTHVLPVVRAIEGETNLLETATTSHLTLVQSYHITRLVTAIKTLPPTELFHFVASKRLKEFNAKLEEAGSELLESELEVGENDNDDDDDEPALRLVLPPDLDLANVGSEFDLHAAERANKGSPPSAAKSPASTTTALTATTSATPQLSPEQLQQLALLRLLNPAPQIITTSRPVLKLETLFESHVIPVRSGTATLFSTISRPIATVSKTEFEYGTTTVAPALPSAVIPPPQPLIPNNPFLPQPQFTITSQPVVQQTMVTSTDSKILKLTFGAKTVYSTLYSTKVVPTVVTTYITTSAPVAPVVGPAFPGYFPGGYAGFPAFVG; encoded by the exons CACCGGAGGTGACCAAGGCGGAGCCGGTGATCGAGACTCGACCCCCGGCCTCCGAGGCCCCGGTCGCCCCGTCCACCATCAAGCCCACACCATCGACCCCCTCATCGTCCATTGAAGTGATCGTCTCCACGTCGTCTTCAGAGGCCAAGAAAGAGGAGAAGCCCACCACACCCAAACCACCCCCAACAACCCCCAAACCGCCTCCAACAACCCCCAAGCCCACTCCGCCACCGACCACCCCCAAGGCCAAACCGACTCCACCCCCGACCACCACTCCCAAGCCCACCCCACCCCCGACCACACCCAAACCCAAGGCACCACCCGCACCAAAGAAGGCCTCCGAGTCGGCGCCAGTCATCCTTTCCAGCATCGTGGAGGTGCGGACGAGCGGTGGACCGGCGCCGCCCCTGCCAGGGCCGGCCGAAGAGGCGGACAACCAGGTGGGCGGAGAGTTCTACAACTTCCTCTCAAGACAGCCGTCAGAGATCGTCGAGGAGACCTACAAG GTGATCGGCTTGAAGCCCAGCTCCAAGGTGAGCTCCCGCTCCAAGACGCGCCACTCGGTTGAGATCCGCAGTCGCGTCAACGTGGTCACTCAGACGGACGTCAAGACGGCTCGCCTGTCTTCAGCGACGCCGCCGGCCATCCCCAAGGCCGGGCACCGCTCCAAGGGCAAGGGGGTCCAGAGAGGTCAGGACGCTGAGGACCCCTTCCCAACCGGACTCGTGACGCGCATGGGCGGAACCATGGTCTCAGACGGCATCACGACCGTTCACGAAACGAGCGTCATCGGCACGTTCATCTCCGGAAAGTACGCTCAGGTCCTGCGCAGTACATCCCGCCTGTTCCCGCGAAAGGACGGCCACATCAACGCATCGCCCTCGGCTCCGCGGATCCTCAAGACGGCGGCCCCTGACCTGAACAGGGCCGGCCGCGTCAGCCACCACCTAGATGCCTCCCAGGCCCACGAGCACGAGGAAGAGGAAGAGCAGGTGATCCAGGAGGCGGCCAAACCCGTGCAGTTCACGTATTCGCCGAGTCAGCGACGACCGGGTGGAGGACAGAGGACGGACTTCCTCTCAAAGCTGAACAGGGGTCGCAGCTCGGCGCCGtcgagggaggagaaggagaggTCGAACCCGGAACCGcaggaagagaggaagaagggTTACGGGGGAGGTTCTAACAAGAGGGGACAGAGCCCCACGCCAGCCAGGGCCTCTAGCTCAGCGAGGAGCGTAAGACCCTCAAAGAG GTTCCACGGCAACTCCCGAATCGGACGATCCTCGACCACGACCCAACTTGCCACCGTGTCCGTCTTCAGTGCTTCCTCCGCATCGCCCGGGCGCCGCTTCACCCGCAGCCGCTCCGGCGGCTTCCGACCCACCGCTGCCGCGTCCGCGGCCGCACCCAGCACCTACTCCCGCAGCGCCGAGCCCGAGAGCTACGGAAGCGGACGGCGCGGCTTCAAGCCCAAAAGCTACAACGGCCAGTCTTCTGGAGGCGCGGCTCACCACGATCACCACCACGGCATCCAGGCCAGCGGCGCGGCAGCCTCCGCACCCGCCACGAGCAGCCTGTACAAGTTTAAACTGGCCCGGCCGACGGGCCGCTGGCAATACAAGACGTCCCCGAAGCCCAGGATCAGTATCCGACGACAGTCGGAGGACGACGCAGCAGCGGAAGAGCTCGAGGAAGATGATGTGGATGCGGAGGTCGGAGTGCCGGGTGCAGTGAAGAAGGTGGTGACGGTGGTGACTTCTGGCGGGGAGGAGCGGGAGGCGCTGCCTGAAGAGGTCCAGTCGGAACCCACACCATCCAGCTCGGCGACGCCAGCGCCGACTACGCTCTCCGAGGAAACCATCAACGTGGAGATCTCGACGCCTGCAGACTTCCAGAACACGTACTTCGAAATTGCCACCATTAAGTCGCCATACACATTCCAG GTTGGAACGGTCAAGAACACCCGCTTCATCACGGTCACCTCCACTCACGCCCGAAGCCTCGAGACGAGCACGCCCTCGCTCAGTGAGGGACCATCGGGCAGCGAACCTCTGACCGAAAACATCCTGGGCGCCACGGCGACCCAGCCACTGCGATACGAGAACCTGGTCCCGGACGCGAGCATCGCGACGCTCCCAGCGGTCACGCTGACGGACCCCAGCGTCGCAACGCCACCGCTCGAGACTCTGACCGAAACATTCAACACAACGCAGCTTCTGCTAAAGACACACGTCCTGCCAGTCGTGCGCGCAATCGAAGGCGAGACCAACCTTCTGGAAACTGCCACAACCTCGCACCTTACCCTCGTACAGTCGTACCACATAACCCGACTGGTCACGGCCATCAAGACCCTGCCACCCACAGAGCTGTTCCACTTCGTGGCCAGCAAGCGACTCAAGGAGTTCAACGCTAAACTGGAGGAGGCTGGCTCGGAGCTACTGGAGTCCGAGCTGGAGGTAGGCGAGAAcgacaatgatgatgatgacgatgaaccGGCACTGCGCCTGGTCCTCCCGCCTGATCTAGACCTTGCCAACGTCGGCTCCGAGTTCGACCTCCACGCAGCAGAGAGGGCCAACAAGGGGTCCCCACCGTCCGCCGCAAAATCACCCGCATCTACGACAACCGCCCTGACCGCCACGACGTCAGCTACTCCACAGCTCAGTCCGGAGCAGCTCCAGCAGCTGGCCCTGCTCCGGCTGCTGAATCCAGCGCCGCAGATTATAACCACCTCGCGACCAGTGCTCAAGCTGGAGACTTTGTTCGAATCCCACGTGATCCCAGTAAGAAGCGGTACTGCCACGCTCTTCAGCACCATCTCTCGGCCGATCGCCACGGTGAGCAAGACCGAGTTCGAGTACGGAACGACGACGGTGGCGCCCGCATTGCCCAGCGCCGTGATCCCGCCGCCGCAGCCACTCATCCCCAACAACCCCTTCCTGCCGCAGCCTCAGTTCACGATCACGAGCCAGCCAGTCGTGCAACAGACGATGGTCACAAGCACCGACTCCAAGATCCTCAAGCTCACGTTCGGTGCGAAGACAGTGTACTCCACACTCTACTCAACTAAG GTGGTGCCAACTGTCGTCACCACCTACATCACCACGTCGGCACCAGTTGCACCCGTCGTGGGGCCGGCCTTCCCCGGATATTTCCCAGGAGGCTATGCGGGCTTCCCCGCATTCGTCGGCTGA
- the LOC124162110 gene encoding proteoglycan 4 isoform X1, whose amino-acid sequence MRARLGGTMAASAHLLPLMAMLLIQGWAPVAGQVYVNPEAAAAAAVQSAASQAPGADNLLTQTVYGFLDFTTTIGNTIMVFSPQSAPAAPAAPEVTKAEPVIETRPPASEAPVAPSTIKPTPSTPSSSIEVIVSTSSSEAKKEEKPTTPKPPPTTPKPPPTTPKPTPPPTTPKAKPTPPPTTTPKPTPPPTTPKPKAPPAPKKASESAPVILSSIVEVRTSGGPAPPLPGPAEEADNQVGGEFYNFLSRQPSEIVEETYKVIGLKPSSKVSSRSKTRHSVEIRSRVNVVTQTDVKTARLSSATPPAIPKAGHRSKGKGVQRGQDAEDPFPTGLVTRMGGTMVSDGITTVHETSVIGTFISGKYAQVLRSTSRLFPRKDGHINASPSAPRILKTAAPDLNRAGRVSHHLDASQAHEHEEEEEQVIQEAAKPVQFTYSPSQRRPGGGQRTDFLSKLNRGRSSAPSREEKERSNPEPQEERKKGYGGGSNKRGQSPTPARASSSARSVRPSKRFHGNSRIGRSSTTTQLATVSVFSASSASPGRRFTRSRSGGFRPTAAASAAAPSTYSRSAEPESYGSGRRGFKPKSYNGQSSGGAAHHDHHHGIQASGAAASAPATSSLYKFKLARPTGRWQYKTSPKPRISIRRQSEDDAAAEELEEDDVDAEVGVPGAVKKVVTVVTSGGEEREALPEEVQSEPTPSSSATPAPTTLSEETINVEISTPADFQNTYFEIATIKSPYTFQVGTVKNTRFITVTSTHARSLETSTPSLSEGPSGSEPLTENILGATATQPLRYENLVPDASIATLPAVTLTDPSVATPPLETLTETFNTTQLLLKTHVLPVVRAIEGETNLLETATTSHLTLVQSYHITRLVTAIKTLPPTELFHFVASKRLKEFNAKLEEAGSELLESELEVGENDNDDDDDEPALRLVLPPDLDLANVGSEFDLHAAERANKGSPPSAAKSPASTTTALTATTSATPQLSPEQLQQLALLRLLNPAPQIITTSRPVLKLETLFESHVIPVRSGTATLFSTISRPIATVSKTEFEYGTTTVAPALPSAVIPPPQPLIPNNPFLPQPQFTITSQPVVQQTMVTSTDSKILKLTFGAKTVYSTLYSTKVVPTVVTTYITTSAPVAPVVGPAFPGYFPGGYAGFPAFVG is encoded by the exons CAGCACCGGAGGTGACCAAGGCGGAGCCGGTGATCGAGACTCGACCCCCGGCCTCCGAGGCCCCGGTCGCCCCGTCCACCATCAAGCCCACACCATCGACCCCCTCATCGTCCATTGAAGTGATCGTCTCCACGTCGTCTTCAGAGGCCAAGAAAGAGGAGAAGCCCACCACACCCAAACCACCCCCAACAACCCCCAAACCGCCTCCAACAACCCCCAAGCCCACTCCGCCACCGACCACCCCCAAGGCCAAACCGACTCCACCCCCGACCACCACTCCCAAGCCCACCCCACCCCCGACCACACCCAAACCCAAGGCACCACCCGCACCAAAGAAGGCCTCCGAGTCGGCGCCAGTCATCCTTTCCAGCATCGTGGAGGTGCGGACGAGCGGTGGACCGGCGCCGCCCCTGCCAGGGCCGGCCGAAGAGGCGGACAACCAGGTGGGCGGAGAGTTCTACAACTTCCTCTCAAGACAGCCGTCAGAGATCGTCGAGGAGACCTACAAG GTGATCGGCTTGAAGCCCAGCTCCAAGGTGAGCTCCCGCTCCAAGACGCGCCACTCGGTTGAGATCCGCAGTCGCGTCAACGTGGTCACTCAGACGGACGTCAAGACGGCTCGCCTGTCTTCAGCGACGCCGCCGGCCATCCCCAAGGCCGGGCACCGCTCCAAGGGCAAGGGGGTCCAGAGAGGTCAGGACGCTGAGGACCCCTTCCCAACCGGACTCGTGACGCGCATGGGCGGAACCATGGTCTCAGACGGCATCACGACCGTTCACGAAACGAGCGTCATCGGCACGTTCATCTCCGGAAAGTACGCTCAGGTCCTGCGCAGTACATCCCGCCTGTTCCCGCGAAAGGACGGCCACATCAACGCATCGCCCTCGGCTCCGCGGATCCTCAAGACGGCGGCCCCTGACCTGAACAGGGCCGGCCGCGTCAGCCACCACCTAGATGCCTCCCAGGCCCACGAGCACGAGGAAGAGGAAGAGCAGGTGATCCAGGAGGCGGCCAAACCCGTGCAGTTCACGTATTCGCCGAGTCAGCGACGACCGGGTGGAGGACAGAGGACGGACTTCCTCTCAAAGCTGAACAGGGGTCGCAGCTCGGCGCCGtcgagggaggagaaggagaggTCGAACCCGGAACCGcaggaagagaggaagaagggTTACGGGGGAGGTTCTAACAAGAGGGGACAGAGCCCCACGCCAGCCAGGGCCTCTAGCTCAGCGAGGAGCGTAAGACCCTCAAAGAG GTTCCACGGCAACTCCCGAATCGGACGATCCTCGACCACGACCCAACTTGCCACCGTGTCCGTCTTCAGTGCTTCCTCCGCATCGCCCGGGCGCCGCTTCACCCGCAGCCGCTCCGGCGGCTTCCGACCCACCGCTGCCGCGTCCGCGGCCGCACCCAGCACCTACTCCCGCAGCGCCGAGCCCGAGAGCTACGGAAGCGGACGGCGCGGCTTCAAGCCCAAAAGCTACAACGGCCAGTCTTCTGGAGGCGCGGCTCACCACGATCACCACCACGGCATCCAGGCCAGCGGCGCGGCAGCCTCCGCACCCGCCACGAGCAGCCTGTACAAGTTTAAACTGGCCCGGCCGACGGGCCGCTGGCAATACAAGACGTCCCCGAAGCCCAGGATCAGTATCCGACGACAGTCGGAGGACGACGCAGCAGCGGAAGAGCTCGAGGAAGATGATGTGGATGCGGAGGTCGGAGTGCCGGGTGCAGTGAAGAAGGTGGTGACGGTGGTGACTTCTGGCGGGGAGGAGCGGGAGGCGCTGCCTGAAGAGGTCCAGTCGGAACCCACACCATCCAGCTCGGCGACGCCAGCGCCGACTACGCTCTCCGAGGAAACCATCAACGTGGAGATCTCGACGCCTGCAGACTTCCAGAACACGTACTTCGAAATTGCCACCATTAAGTCGCCATACACATTCCAG GTTGGAACGGTCAAGAACACCCGCTTCATCACGGTCACCTCCACTCACGCCCGAAGCCTCGAGACGAGCACGCCCTCGCTCAGTGAGGGACCATCGGGCAGCGAACCTCTGACCGAAAACATCCTGGGCGCCACGGCGACCCAGCCACTGCGATACGAGAACCTGGTCCCGGACGCGAGCATCGCGACGCTCCCAGCGGTCACGCTGACGGACCCCAGCGTCGCAACGCCACCGCTCGAGACTCTGACCGAAACATTCAACACAACGCAGCTTCTGCTAAAGACACACGTCCTGCCAGTCGTGCGCGCAATCGAAGGCGAGACCAACCTTCTGGAAACTGCCACAACCTCGCACCTTACCCTCGTACAGTCGTACCACATAACCCGACTGGTCACGGCCATCAAGACCCTGCCACCCACAGAGCTGTTCCACTTCGTGGCCAGCAAGCGACTCAAGGAGTTCAACGCTAAACTGGAGGAGGCTGGCTCGGAGCTACTGGAGTCCGAGCTGGAGGTAGGCGAGAAcgacaatgatgatgatgacgatgaaccGGCACTGCGCCTGGTCCTCCCGCCTGATCTAGACCTTGCCAACGTCGGCTCCGAGTTCGACCTCCACGCAGCAGAGAGGGCCAACAAGGGGTCCCCACCGTCCGCCGCAAAATCACCCGCATCTACGACAACCGCCCTGACCGCCACGACGTCAGCTACTCCACAGCTCAGTCCGGAGCAGCTCCAGCAGCTGGCCCTGCTCCGGCTGCTGAATCCAGCGCCGCAGATTATAACCACCTCGCGACCAGTGCTCAAGCTGGAGACTTTGTTCGAATCCCACGTGATCCCAGTAAGAAGCGGTACTGCCACGCTCTTCAGCACCATCTCTCGGCCGATCGCCACGGTGAGCAAGACCGAGTTCGAGTACGGAACGACGACGGTGGCGCCCGCATTGCCCAGCGCCGTGATCCCGCCGCCGCAGCCACTCATCCCCAACAACCCCTTCCTGCCGCAGCCTCAGTTCACGATCACGAGCCAGCCAGTCGTGCAACAGACGATGGTCACAAGCACCGACTCCAAGATCCTCAAGCTCACGTTCGGTGCGAAGACAGTGTACTCCACACTCTACTCAACTAAG GTGGTGCCAACTGTCGTCACCACCTACATCACCACGTCGGCACCAGTTGCACCCGTCGTGGGGCCGGCCTTCCCCGGATATTTCCCAGGAGGCTATGCGGGCTTCCCCGCATTCGTCGGCTGA